In Nocardioides nitrophenolicus, the genomic window TCGATCTGTGCGGTCACGAGCCTCGGGCCGGGATCCGCGGTCGGTGGTGCGCTCGACGTACCGGTCGGGGCCGGCGCGGCGACCTGCGGTGCGGGGCCGCCCGACAGCGCGGTCCACCCCACGACGGTGGCGGTGGCGGCCACGGCGACCGGGGCGGCCAGGGTGACGACCGGCGGTCGCGGTCGCGGGACGGTTCCGGTGTAGCGGAGATGATCGGTCGCGGCGCGCAGGTCGCGGGTCAGGTCGAGGTCGTTCATGATGTCGCTCCTCCGGTGGGGGTGAGCGCGCGGCGCAGGCTCGCGAGCGCGCGGTGGGTCTGGGACTTGACCGTCCCGGTGGAGCAGCCGAGCGCGGCCGCGGTCTCCTCGACGCTGAGCCCGTCGAGGAAGCGCAGCGCCACGACGGCCCGCTGCCCGTGGGGCAGGTCGCGGACCGCCGTGATCAACGCGTCGTGGTCGCCGTCCTCGTCGAGGAGCGGCACGTCGGCGTCGAGCGGCGCCTCCCGCGGGCGGCGGGCGAGGTTGCGCCACCGGTCCCGGGTCAGGTTGACCAGTACCCGGCGCGCGTACGCCCGTGGGTTGCGGCGGGCCGTGCGCCACCGGCGCGCGGTGCGCAGCAGCGTGACCTGGACCAGGTCCTCGGCGTGTCCGGCATCCCCGCAGAGGAGGTACGCCGTGCGCACCAGGCCGTCGGCCGACGTCCGGACGAACTCCTCGAACTCGCGCTCGTGGGCCCGCCCGATCATGACCGCTCCCTTGCTCGACTGCTCACACCCCGAAGAACTCCACCCGACCGCCCGAGGTTGTCATGCCCACGCCTCGTCGCGCTCGGCGACGACGCCACCGCGTAGCCTTCGCCCGTGCTGCCGTCCTTCGAGATCGCCGCCCGCCACCGCCCGATCAGCCTGGTGGCCGCTGAAGGGTTCCCGCTCCACGCGCCGTTCGGCGCGGTCGAGGCCGCCCTGGCCGGGGACGGCGCCGCCGAGCTGGCCCTGGAGGGCCCCGACGGGACCCGGCTGGCGGTGCGGCTCGCGGACCGCCGGGCCTCGCTGCTCGTCCGCGTCGGCGGCGCCGAGCACGCGCTGCGCAGTCGGCGACACGGCCGCGCCGCCGCCCCACCCACCCGGCTCGGCCTGACCCTCACCGGCAGCCACCTCGCCGTGTTGACCTTCGAGGACGACGCCTGGGTGGTCCGCGGCCGGATCGACCTGCGCGAGCTCGACGGGCCCGACACCCGCGCCCCGGCCTGGCTGGCCGGGCTCACCCCGGATGCGTCGGGGGTGCGGGACGTGCGCGCCGGCAGCTTCGGCCAGCTCGGGCTGCGCGACACCCGCCTGGTGTCGTACGCCGACGGGTCGCCGTACCGGGTCGGGGGCGAGGTGCTGCTCACCGCGACCAGCGCCGGCCCCGGCTTCTTCGACACCGCGCACACCTCGGTCTGGGCGCTGTCGGCGGCTGGGGAGATCAGCTGGCGCAGCGACCTGTTCTTCGAGCGCCCCGACCGCCGCGGTGTGTACGGCGACCACGCCACCCACCTGGTGCGCGACGGGGACGGCTGGCTCGTCGCCACCAGCACCTGGTCGGACTTCCCGGCGCGGAAGGCGGACCGGGTCCCGGGCGCGCTGGGCGTCACCCTGGCCGAGTCCGGCGCGGACCTCACCCGAGGACAGCACGTGCTGGCCACCCGACGCCTGGAGCTGCCGAGCGACGGCCCCCTCGTCGGCGCCTGGGATCCGCACCTGGCCCGCACCCCCGACGGCGGCTGGCTGGTCGCGTACGTCGGCGCGCGCCGGTTCTTCGACTTCCACCCGCTGCTCGCCGCCGGCCCGAGCCTGGACCGCCTCGCCCTGCGCGGCGCGGCCACCGACCGCCGGGCCACCGAGGGCAGCACCCTGCTCCGCGTCGGCCCGGACTGGCGGGTCCTGGCCAGCGACGGCAGGGACAACCGGCGCTCGATCCGCGGCCGCTACCCGGTCTTCGACGACTCGATGACCGAGATCGGCACGCTGCGCGCGCCGTATCCCACCAACATCCCGTGGCCGACCGTCATCCCGCCCGACCCGGACCTGCCGGGCGACGCGTGGCGACTGGTGACCTTCGACGGGCGCCGCTCAGGTGGCCGGCTCGCCGGCTACGGCACCCACGGAGACGTGGTGGTGATGGGACAGGCTGATCCGCTCTGAGCCCCGCCTGCCCCGCAGCGAGGCTGCGGCGGGAACGCCGCACGAGGAGGCGTAGGAAGCGAGGAACGAGCGACCGGAGCCGAGGAGAGCGCGGTGCTTTCCGTCGCGCCGACGTCTTGCCGCCGACGGGACTGAAGTCCTACCTACTCGACCGCGAGGCCGGCAGCGTGTCGCGAGGAACGAGCGACACGCTCGGCCAATTCAACTCAGTCGCGGCGGTCGGCGTAGTCCGACCACTTGTCGAGCACTTCGGGCTCTACCTCGTCGGCGCTGGACGACGCGGGCTCACCATGGAGCTCCGCCGCCAGAGCCGAGAGGTCAGTCTCGTGAGTGCGGTACTTCAGGTCGCGAGCGACCTTGGTCTGCTTGGCTTTCGCACGGCCGCGGCCCATAGGGTCCAGCCCCCTCGCACACTTGGCCGGTAGCCCTCCGGGCCCCGGACTGCTGAATACGTAGTCTCGTGGGTCCAACGGTACATGGCGGGTGGGTGTTCCCGCACGCTGGGGACGCACCTCAGCGTGCCGTCACGGCGCGGATGAGGCGCAGGTCACCAGCCGGGGTGCTGGCCGACCAGCTCGACGGTGCCCTTCCGCTCCGGGTCGGCGGTGACCTCGCCGGCCGCCCAGGCGTCGACGCCGAAGTCCGCGAGGCGGGCCAGGACGGCGTCGGCGGCGTCGGGGGCGACGAGCGCGACCATGCCGACGCCGCAGTTCAAGGTGGCCTCGAGATCGGGCTGGGCGACCTCGCCCAGGGTGCGGACCACGTCGAAGACCGGGCCGGGGGTCCAGGTCGCGCGGTCCAGGGTCGCCTTGAGCTCGGCCGGCATCACCCGGGCGAGGTTGTTGGCGAGGCCGCCACCGGTGACGTGGGCCATCGCGTGGGTCTCGGTCTCGCGGGCGATCGCGAGGCAGGGCTTGGTGTAGAGCCGGGTCGGCTCGAGAAGCTCCTCGCCGAGGGTGCGGCCGAACTCCTCGACGTGCCGGTCGACGGTCCAGCCGGACTGCGCGAAGAAGACGTGGCGGGCCAGGGAGTAGCCGTTGGAGTGCAGCCCGCTGGCGGCCATCGCGATCACGACGTCGCCCGCCCGGACCCGGGTGGCGCCGAGCAGGTCGTCGGCCTCGACCACGCCGGTGGTGGCGCCGGCGACGTCGTACTCGTCGGGGGCGAGCAGGCCGGGGTGCTCCGCGGTCTCGCCGCCGACCAGCGCGCAGCCGGCCTCCACGCAGGCCATGGCGATGCCCTGGACGATGGAGGCGATCCGCTCCGGGACGACCTTGCCGGTGGCGATGTAGTCGGTCATGAACAGCGGCTCGGCGCCGCAGACGACCAGGTCGTCGACGACCATGCCGACCAGGTCGAACCCGATCGTGTCGTGCTTGTCCATCAGCTGCGCGACGGCGACCTTGGTGCCGACGCCGTCGGTGGAGGTGGCCAGCAGCGGACGCTGGTACGCCGTGAGGGCGCTCGCGTCGAAGAGCCCGGCGAAGCCGCCCAGCCCGCCCATCATCTCGGGACGGCGGGCCTTCTCGACCCACTCCTTCATCAGGTCGACGGCGCGGTCCGCGGCCTCGATGTCGACGCCGGCGCGGGCGTACGCGTTGTCAGCCACGGTTCCCTCGGTCTCCTTGCTGGATGTCACGGGTTGTTGAAGACGGGCAGGGCCTCGCCGTGCGTGCTCGGCTTGAGCGTGGCCTCGAGGAGGTGCTTGCCGAGCAGGCTCTCGTCGGGGAGCTCGATCGGGTACTCGCCGGTGAAGCAGGCGGTGCACAGCGTCTGGACCGGCTGGCCGGTCGCCTGGACCATGCCCTCCAGCGAGATGTACCCGAGGCTGTCGGCGCCGACGCTGGCGGCGATCTCGTCGACGTCGAGGCCGTTGGCGATCAGCTCGGCGCGGGTGGCGAAGTCGATGCCGTAGAAGCACGGCCACTTCACCGGCGGGCTGGAGATCCGGACATGGACCTCCGTCGCGCCGGCCTCGCGCAGCATCCGGACCTGGGCCCGCTGGGTGTTGCCGCGCACGATCGAGTCGTCGACGACCACGATCCGCTTGCCGCGGATCATGTGCTCGAGCGCGTTGAGCTTGAGCCGGATGCCGAGCTGGCGCAGGGTCTGGCTGGGCTGGATGAAGGTGCGGCCGACGTAGGCGTTCTTGACGAAGCCCTGGCCGAACGGGATGCCGCTCTCGAGCGCGTAGCCGGACGCGGCGGGCGTACCGGACTCGGGGACGGGGATCACCAGGTCGGCCTCGACCGGGAACTCGCGGGCCAGCTGGCGGCCCATCTCGACCCGCGCCTCGTGGACGCTGCGGTTGGCGATGGTGGCATCGGGGCGGGCGAGGTAGACGTACTCGAACACGCAGCCCTTGCGGCGCGGCTCGGCGAACCTGTGGGAGCGCAGGCCGTCCTCGTCGATCACCAGGAGCTCACCCGGCTCGACCTCGCGCACGACGCTCGCGCCGATGGTGGCCAGGGCGGCGTCCTCGCTGGCGACCACCCAGCCGCGCTCGAGGCGGCCGAGCACCAGCGGCCGGATGCCCTCGGGGTCACGGGCGGCGTACAGCGTGTTCTCGTTCATGAACACGAACGAGAACGCACCCTGCACCTGGGGCAGCAGCTCCAGCGCCCGGGCCTCCAGCGACTGGTCCGGGTGGTGCGCGAGGAGCGCGGTCACCAGGCTGGTGTCGTTGGTGGACGTCTCGAGATTGCGCGCGTGGATGTCGAGCTCGCCGTCGTCGCTGGGGAGCCCCTGGACCATCTCGGCGAGCTGCGCGGTGTTGATCAGGTTGCCGTTGTGGCCGAGCGCGATGGAGCCGTCCTCGGTGGGCCGGAAGGTCGGCTGGGCGTTCTGCCAGGTGCTCGCCCCGGTCGTGGAGTAGCGGCAGTGCCCGACCGCGAGGTGGCCGGCGAACGACTCGAGGGTGTTCTCGTCGAAGACCTGCGAGACCAGGCCCATGTCCTTGTAGACCAGGATCTGGCGACCATTGCTCACCGAG contains:
- the purM gene encoding phosphoribosylformylglycinamidine cyclo-ligase, translated to MADNAYARAGVDIEAADRAVDLMKEWVEKARRPEMMGGLGGFAGLFDASALTAYQRPLLATSTDGVGTKVAVAQLMDKHDTIGFDLVGMVVDDLVVCGAEPLFMTDYIATGKVVPERIASIVQGIAMACVEAGCALVGGETAEHPGLLAPDEYDVAGATTGVVEADDLLGATRVRAGDVVIAMAASGLHSNGYSLARHVFFAQSGWTVDRHVEEFGRTLGEELLEPTRLYTKPCLAIARETETHAMAHVTGGGLANNLARVMPAELKATLDRATWTPGPVFDVVRTLGEVAQPDLEATLNCGVGMVALVAPDAADAVLARLADFGVDAWAAGEVTADPERKGTVELVGQHPGW
- a CDS encoding SigE family RNA polymerase sigma factor, whose translation is MIGRAHEREFEEFVRTSADGLVRTAYLLCGDAGHAEDLVQVTLLRTARRWRTARRNPRAYARRVLVNLTRDRWRNLARRPREAPLDADVPLLDEDGDHDALITAVRDLPHGQRAVVALRFLDGLSVEETAAALGCSTGTVKSQTHRALASLRRALTPTGGATS
- a CDS encoding DUF3073 domain-containing protein produces the protein MGRGRAKAKQTKVARDLKYRTHETDLSALAAELHGEPASSSADEVEPEVLDKWSDYADRRD
- the purF gene encoding amidophosphoribosyltransferase, whose translation is MPNVCGVFGVWAPGEDVAKLTYFGLYSLQHRGQESAGISVSNGRQILVYKDMGLVSQVFDENTLESFAGHLAVGHCRYSTTGASTWQNAQPTFRPTEDGSIALGHNGNLINTAQLAEMVQGLPSDDGELDIHARNLETSTNDTSLVTALLAHHPDQSLEARALELLPQVQGAFSFVFMNENTLYAARDPEGIRPLVLGRLERGWVVASEDAALATIGASVVREVEPGELLVIDEDGLRSHRFAEPRRKGCVFEYVYLARPDATIANRSVHEARVEMGRQLAREFPVEADLVIPVPESGTPAASGYALESGIPFGQGFVKNAYVGRTFIQPSQTLRQLGIRLKLNALEHMIRGKRIVVVDDSIVRGNTQRAQVRMLREAGATEVHVRISSPPVKWPCFYGIDFATRAELIANGLDVDEIAASVGADSLGYISLEGMVQATGQPVQTLCTACFTGEYPIELPDESLLGKHLLEATLKPSTHGEALPVFNNP